A region from the Corticium candelabrum chromosome 14, ooCorCand1.1, whole genome shotgun sequence genome encodes:
- the LOC134190243 gene encoding dnaJ homolog subfamily A member 3, mitochondrial-like: MAAQSREVVCSRALVWTRVCKRNKAHVNLRGFTQLSNPTTSRGSSSQSRIYSNRIVLRQCIGGSFGPFKASTFHSSATSLQKDFYELLGVSRDSSQDEIKRAYYQLAKKYHPDRNKDDKKAATKFKEIGEAYEVLGNEQKRRQYDQLGRTGFGAQGGAGGPFGSDSSYEYRSSSYEYRGNMNPDDLFNELFRGSGFNVFSDFFGGGFSSATSQVVLRLSFLEAVRGCDKQINVQRVVGNRVTSESMAVSIPAGVDEGQTLKLSSQKGTVFVRIAVEVSDMFVRDGINVHSTAKISLSQAVLGGTVRTPGLYGPLDVKIPAGTASHHRLRLSNRGIQRLDGPGKGDHIVEIKINVPRRITQQQRDLLTSYAQTESNRNGTVNGLDGEAAQEEEPGFFDRLRNKFSNYCDDDDDKKSSTGMT, translated from the exons ATGGCAGCACAATCACGCGAAGTTGTCTGTAGTCGAGCGCTTGTCTGGACACGAGTGTGTAAAAGAAATAAAGCGCACGTTAATTTACGTGGATTCACGCAGCTCAGTAACCCTACAACGTCTCGTGGCAGCTCATCACAGTCAA GGATCTACAGTAATAGAATTGTTCTTCGTCAATGTATTGGTGGCAGTTTTGGTCCATTTAAGGCTTCAACTTTTCATTCATCAG caaCGAGTTTACAGAAAGATTTTTATGAGTTACTTGGAGTTTCTCGGGATTCTAGTCAGGATGAGATAAAGAGAGCTTATTATCAA TTGGCGAAAAAGTATCATCCTGATAGGAACAAGGATGACAAGAAGGCAGCAACGAAGTTTAAAGAAATTGGGGAAGCGTATGAG GTATTAGGCAATGAGCAAAAGAGGAGGCAATACGATCAACTAGGTCGCACTGGGTTTGGTGCTCAAG GTGGAGCTGGTGGACCATTCGGTTCTGACTCCAGCTATGAGTATCGAAGCTCCAGCTATGAGTATCGAGGAAATATGAATCCGGATGATCTTTTCAACGAGCTGTTTCGTGGCAGTGGGTTTAATGTATTTAGTGATTTCTTTGGTGGAGGATTCTCGTCCGCAACGTCACAG GTTGTTTTAAGACTCTCGTTTCTTGAAGCAGTTCGCGGATGCGACAAGCAGATCAACGTTCAACGAGTCGTAGGCAATAGAGTGACGTCAGAGTCAATGGCAGTTTCCATCCCAGCAG gaGTTGATGAAGGTCAAACGTTGAAGTTGTCTTCTCAGAAAGGAACTGTGTTTGTCAGGATTGCG GTTGAGGTGAGTGACATGTTTGTTCGAGATGGCATCAACGTTCACTCTACAGCGAAAATCAGTTTATCTCAG GCCGTCCTCGGTGGGACTGTTCGAACGCCTGGTCTCTACGGACCTCTTGATGTGAAG ATTCCCGCTGGCACTGCATCTCATCATCGATTAAGATTGTCAAATCGAGGTATACAGAGGCTGGATGGTCCTGGGAAAGGCGACCACATTGTAGAGATCAAGATCAATGTTCCTAG AcgaataacacaacaacaacgtGATCTACTCACGTCTTATGCTCAGACAGAAAGCAACAGAAACGGCACAGTCAATGGACTCGATG GTGAAGCAGCACAAGAAGAAGAGCCTGGATTTTTTGACAGACTTCGAAATAAATTCTCCAATTATtgtgatgatgacgatgataaGAAGAGTAGTACTGGCATGACTTGA
- the LOC134189523 gene encoding uncharacterized protein LOC134189523, which translates to MARRNEKGVCQSASLPTILLAVSAAVPWLWVVTSTTVTCPFSFPRSFENRTSIYLAACLNSCLYENVTAPRNCYVEDCISGCHIDVSMSFDQEEYRITVRESTINGTHLLSVHLVPSLWNLSIYFELRTETDKFNIDASGNVTLTRPLDREIQGIHTVQVDALLSSILDVPLSKNLFKSEEMTAQTVITVLVEDDNDHVPAFTLSQYRTAILRDEEIGVVVLRVIAVDRDATLAHRHLTYSLETPFSSVPFAVDTASGALTVTGHLDEDDYMFRVIATDGHFNATADIVVGVVIDAEQMCEPNQCLPNGRCVPKQGSYDCVCEVGFVGLHCQKVETCTRDSCILKNGRCIDGPLLSGCLKPANTDLADRYFESLPFNSIQHSAIQFSHVTNPHLCYSTVQLVHITGERSALKADLNVTYTADGDLNITISEIEEKSVTILLQVCCKEFGCFSVQNWHETMLPVQMSHDFSLRDEVKVTIVRCPPLPPTDIQFGSISCTGQEYRDTCTITCDYGYVIKDRIVHAERTCGADGSWNATQVVCSRIDCGDLPVSNVSLSRVECNGTRYYSSCAVVCPSGHALSTPGRRVCRGDGTWSSNSTQCIESDYCILAKDDCNQQHGVCLSTGTAAYQCSCTSGYTGNGKYCGIDQDQDGIPDTNLPCNLTEVTCKADNCRQHPNSGQEDTDNDGVGDACDEDDDGDEVRDRDDNCAFVFNPLQNDTDRDKRGDECDPCPYTADNGVDTDNDGLGDVCDLDVDGDGVSNVSDNCPFHFNPSQNDKDGDEVGDVCDNCPNTANADQVDADEDGVGNSCDSGEDRDRDGIGDGTDNCVSAPNPDQLDTDDDGLGDVCDTDDDGDSVSDRVDNCRLVKNSGQEDSDGDGTGDACEDDADGDHTVDSLDVCPFNKHITLTNFTTFDRIAIDPIESNQIEPIWIGNGNGAEILQTENSDPGMAIGHDVFDYLQYDGTFYISDNVRQDQQTDDDYTGFVFGYQNNRRFYICIWKRSHQPFDINSNDPPRPTAFRGIQLKVIDSATGPGPELRDAIWKTDGTVNQSRLLWFSDVRWEFNTAYRWHLVQDPASGYIRVRWTQGSFVLADSGAVYDRTHYGGRTGVFVFSQAQVTFSNLKYRCLTRSNYLLQFSEETSEGVTLGITEDLVGGTSFTLSAWMFLTHSGNPACSLERNITFGHANLSGPDLGIFRQSTDDEVDWTVTDKASPTAGSGPSEDHTGNKGFYVFLDLPFQFPLRFTVEGYRAILESVDFISSSGCTLSFWYHMYEEVRDFIHMGSLDVEVYYSIYGWYPVFNRALNQGNQWHNALIDLSPFKGTIRVRFVGRKGIIQGSKNEIALDDITLSSLCSHREVCEKTKPLFGSTSAAGIHVLLRNNSLQASVATSTKPLPSATWFHVALQYDAAKQTQSLFFNGQIIASVLIDDDQEGTDLSKPLLLGQHLECTLTDAWIDEVRVWRSVVNVTNTYNKITRVDQSPYLLAYWRFNEPSGRLLQDEVSGSDTELPDTFGPTQYASTLDLGM; encoded by the exons ATGGCTAGAAGGAACGAGAAGGGTGTCTGCCAGTCTGCGTCTCTTCCGACAATTTTGTTAG CTGTTTCAGCAGCAGTTCCGTGGCTGTGGGTTGTGACTTCTACAACAGTGACTTGTCCATTTTCGTTTCCTCGTTCGTTTGAAAATCGGACATCAATCTACCTGGCAGCATGTCTCAATTCATGTCTCTACGAAAATGTGACTGCACCACGAAATTGCTATGTCGAGGACTGTATTTCAGGCTGTCATATCGATGTCTCTATGAGTTTTGATCAAGAAGAATACAGAATTACAGTTAGGGAGTCGACGATTAACGGCACTCATTTGCTTTCTGTGCATCTTGTGCCATCCCTTTGGAATCTCTCCATATACTTTGAATTGCGCACAGAAACGGATAAATTCAATATTGATGCATCAGGAAATGTCACATTAACTCGTCCACTTGACAGAGAGATCCAAGGTATTCATACTGTTCAAGTGGACGCACTGCTGTCCAGCATTCTTGATGTTCCACTGTCAAAAAATCTGTTCAAGTCTGAAGAGATGACTGCACAAACTGTGATCACAGTACTAGTGGAGGATGACAATGACCATGTGCCAGCATTCACTCTTTCTCAATACAGAACTGCCATTCTTCGTGATGAGGAAATAggagttgttgtgttgagaGTCATTGCTGTTGACCGAGATGCTACTTTAGCACACAGACATCTCACTTATTCTTTAGAGACTCCGTTTTCATCAGTACCATTTGCTGTGGACACTGCAAGTGGTGCTCTCACAGTAACAGGACATCTAGATGAAGATGACTACATGTTCAGAGTGATTGCTACAGACGGGCATTTTAATGCTACTGCTGATATTGTTGTGGGGGTTGTGATAGATGCAGAGCAGATGTGTGAGCCCAATCAATGTCTTCCCAATGGTCGATGTGTACCAAAGCAGGGAAGTTATGATTGTGTCTGTGAGGTTGGGTTTGTCGGTTTGCACTGCCAAAAGGTGGAAACGTGCACACGAGACTCGtgcattttgaaaaatggaag ATGTATTGATGGACCACTTCTCAGTGGTTGCTTGAAACCAGCAAATACCGATTTGGCAGATCGTTACTTTGAATCACTTCCATTCAACAGCATACAACATTCTGCTATTCAGTTTTCCCACGTCACTAATCCTCATCTTTGCTACTCTACCGTGCAACTGGTTCACATAACCGGTGAACGATCCGCTCTCAAAGCAGACCTCAATGTCACTTACACAGCAGACGGTGATCTAAACATCACCATATCAGAGATTGAAGAGAAATCAGTCACAATCCTACTTCAAGTTTGTTGCAAGGAATTTGGTTGTTTCAGCGTACAGAACTGGCATGAAACTATGCTGCCCGTGCAAATGAGCCATGACTTCTCTTTGCGGGATGAAGTTAAAGTGACCATCGTTCGTTGCCCTCCTCTGCCACCTACAGACATACAGTTTGGATCAATCAGTTGCACGGGACAGGAATACAGGGACACGTGTACGATCACATGTGACTATGGATACGTCATCAAGGACCGCATAGTCCATGCAGAGCGTACATGTGGTGCTGATGGTAGCTGGAATGCCACTCAAGTAGTATGTTCGCGTATTGACTGCGGTGATCTCCCTGTA TCCAACGTATCTCTGTCACGTGTTGAGTGTAACGGAACGAGATACTACAGCTCGTGCGCTGTCGTGTGTCCAAGCGGTCACGCTCTCTCCACTCCCGGGCGTCGTGTGTGCAGAGGGGATGGTACGTGGTCAAGTAACTCCACACAATGTATAGAGTCTGACTATTGCATATTGGCAAAAGATGATTGTAACCAACAGCACGGTGTCTGTCTGAGTACAGGAACAGCAGCATATCAGTGCTCTTGTACCAGTGGATATACCGGAAATGGCAAGTATTGTGGCATCGATCAAGACCAAGATGGCATACCAGACACAAATCTTCCTTGCAATCTTACTGAAGTCACATGTAAGGCCGATAACTGTCGTCAACATCCTAATAGTGGTCAAGAGGACACAGATAATGATGGAGTTGGAGATGCTTGTGACGAAGATGATGATGGAGATGAGGTGAGAGACAGAGACGACAACTGTGCGTTTGTATTTAATCCACTACAGaacgacacagacagagacaaacggGGCGATGAGTGCGACCCGTGTCCTTATACTGCTGACAACGGAGTTGATACGGATAACGACGGTCTAGGTGATGTTTGTGATTTGGATGTTGACGGTGACGGAGTTAGCAACGTTTCCGACAACTGCCCATTTCACTTTAATCCCTCGCAGAACGATAAAGATGGCGATGAAGTGGGAGACGTTTGCGACAATTGCCCGAACACAGCAAATGCTGATCAAGTGGATGCAGATGAGGATGGCGTGGGAAATAGCTGCGACTCTGGagaagacagagacagagatgGAATCGGAGATGGCACGGATAACTGTGTGTCCGCACCAAATCCTGATCAG TTGGATACGGACGATGATGGCTTGGGAGATGTGTGTGATACAGACGACGACGGCGATTCTGTTTCGGATCGTGTCGACAACTGCCGTCTTGTTAAAAATTCTGGTCAG GAGGATAGTGATGGTGATGGTACCGGTGACGCGTGTGAAGATGATGCAGATGGTGACCACACAGTCGATTCACTG GATGTCTGTCCCttcaacaaacacatcactCTCACAAACTTCACAACATTTGATCGAATCGCAATAGACCCGATCGAGTCAAACCAAATCGAACCAATCTGGATCGGCAACGGCAACGGAGCAGAGATACTGCAGACAGAAAACAG CGATCCTGGAATGGCTATCGGGCACGACGTGTTCGACTATTTGCAGTACGATGGAACGTTCTACATCAGTGACAACGTTCGTCAAGATCAACAAACGGACGACGACTACACGGGTTTTGTATTCGGATATCAAAACAACCG GAGGTTTTATATCTGTATATGGAAACGTTCTCACCAGCCGTTTGACATTAACAGCAATGACCCTCCTCGACCGACAGCATTTCGAGGCATACAGCTAAAG GTTATTGACTCGGCGACCGGTCCTGGTCCAGAGCTGAGAGATGCCATTTGGAAGACTGACGGTACCGTCAATCAATCAAGATTACTCTGGTTTAGTGATGTTCGATGGGAATTCAACACTGCGTATCGTTGGCACTTGGTGCAGGATCCGGCAAGCGGCTATATACGTGTCAGATGGACACAG GGCTCGTTTGTGCTTGCGGACAGCGGTGCTGTCTACGATCGCACGCACTACGGAGGTCGAACAGGCGTGTTTGTCTTTTCGCAGGCACAAGTCACATTTTCTAACCTGAAGTATCGCTGTTTGACG AGAAGCAACTATTTACTGCAATTTTCGGAGGAAACTTCTGAAGGAGTTACACTTGGAATCACAGAAGATTTAGTTGGAGGAACGAGTTTTACATTGTCAGCTTGGATGTTCCTCACTCACAGTGG AAATCCAGCTTGTTCTCTGGAACGAAACATTACGTTCGGGCATGCCAATTTGTCTGGACCGGATTTGGGCATTTTCCGACAATCAACAGACGATGAGGTCGATTGGACGGTTACTGACAAAGCATCCCCGACCGCTGGTAGCGGACCATCTGAAGATCACACCGGTAACAAAGGATTCTATGTCTTTCTAGACCTGCCATTTCAGTTCCCTCTTCGATTTACTGTCGAGGGATACAGG GCCATTCTAGAAAGTGTGGATTTCATCTCTTCGTCCGGTTGCACACTGTCGTTCTGGTACCACATGTATGAAGAAGTCAGAGATTTTATTCATATGGGCAGCCTGGACGTTGAGGTGTACTACAGCATTTACGGATGGTACCCAGTGTTCAATCGTGCTCTCAATCAAGGAAATCAGTGGCATAATGCCCTCATCGATCTGTCG CCATTCAAAGGAACAATCAGAGTAAGGTTTGTTGGTCGCAAAGGTATCATTCAAGGTAGCAAGAACGAGATTGCTCTTGACGACATAACATTAAG TTCTCTGTGCAGTCACCGAGAAGTTTGTGAAAAGACCAAGCCTCTCTTCGGATCTACATCAGCTGCAG GCATTCACGTTCTATTGAGAAATAATTCTTTACAAGCCAGTGTTGCTACGTCAACAAAGCCTCTACCCTCGGCAACCTGGTTTCATGTGGCACTGCAATATGATGCTGCCAAGCAGACACAG TCACTCTTTTTCAACGGGCAAATAATTGCTTCTGTACTAATTGATGACGATCAAGAAGGGACTGACCTATCCAAACCACTTCTTCTTGGCCAGCATCTAGAATGTACACTGACTGATGCCTGGATTGATGag GTTCGAGTGTGGAGGTCGGTCGTGAATGTCACCAATACATACAACAAGATAACAAGGGTTGATCAGTCACCCTATCTGCTTGCTTATTGGAG ATTTAATGAACCGTCAGGCAGACTACTGCAAGATGAGGTCAGTGGAAGTGACACCGAGCTGCCCGACACCTTTGGTCCTACTCAATATGCGAGTACATTAGACTTAGGCATGTAA
- the LOC134189524 gene encoding AN1-type zinc finger protein 4-like, translated as MRMDIFIETLTGNVYELRVSPFETILSVKAKLQRLEDIPIPAQRLLYRTTELNDDCYLHDYSISHGSTLRLVISMRGGPINSSRRTLPPLIDDDALREMVDFVEANPEEFVENVPAPKNSRGKQVTLLVFREGDQLNFFRVFDRGDGTLTPLSESRASSRSSGEYSNRGLEEDEDAVAASLTSERMRENEAMLSKLNSLRRQMKQLMEKKRHIKPKPPPVRSKSRQKRRVVINDRQCHDLVGYSGGSQTTLISQASELSSMSSSILPPLPSAGNTSLSLSPSASGRKLKSLPRNITPAATATFQSAAETPSLLSYSRLSSRSLQSVDGRAGSITKEPTLPLHRAAGKKGKKTIIHQISTDNKPTSRHRQTSTITSCLPPLQLPTFTKSGQPKKALKPTRTRCSVCQKKTGLATSFECRCGGLFCATHRYAEEHKCTFDYKATGRRLLRQGNPVVEAPKLPKI; from the coding sequence ATGAGAATGGACATCTTCATTGAGACGCTGACTGGGAATGTCTATGAGCTGCGTGTGAGTCCTTTCGAGACGATTTTGAGCGTCAAAGCAAAGCTTCAGCGCCTGGAAGACATTCCTATTCCTGCTCAGCGCCTCCTGTACAGAACAACAGAACTGAACGACGACTGTTATCTTCACGACTACAGCATCAGTCATGGCTCGACGCTACGACTAGTCATTTCGATGAGAGGCGGTCCGATTAACAGCAGCCGCAGGACTCTGCCTCCTCTCATTGACGACGATGCTCTGAGAGAAATGGTTGACTTCGTCGAGGCAAATCCTGAAGAGTTTGTAGAGAACGTACCGGCTCCGAAGAACAGCAGAGGGAAGCAGGTGACTTTGCTCGTGTTTCGAGAAGGAGATCAGCTTAACTTCTTTCGTGTTTTCGACCGAGGCGATGGAACCCTGACGCCATTGTCTGAATCACGTGCGTCTTCGCGCAGTAGCGGAGAATACTCTAACCGTGGACTGGAGGAGGATGAAGATGCTGTGGCTGCGTCTCTTACGTCAGAGCGAATGAGAGAGAACGAAGCGATGTTGAGCAAATTGAACTCGTTGAGGCGTCAGATGAAGCAACTGATGGAGAAGAAACGCCACATAAAACCGAAACCACCGCCTGTAAGATCGAAATCAAGACAGAAACGAAGAGTGGTAATCAATGACCGTCAGTGTCACGACTTGGTGGGATACTCAGGAGGATCACAGACAACTCTTATCTCCCAGGCAAGTGAACTGAGCAGTATGAGTAGCTCCATCCTTCCCCCTCTTCCGTCAGCAGGAAATACTTCACTCTCTCTATCTCCTAGTGCCAGTGGCAGGAAGCTGAAATCTCTTCCTCGAAACATCACACCTGCAGCAACAGCCACATTCCAAAGTGCTGCAGAGACTCCTAGTCTTCTATCATATAGCAGACTAAGTAGCCGCTCATTACAAAGTGTGGATGGGAGAGCAGGCAGCATTACTAAGGAACCCACGCTCCCTTTGCATCGAGCAGCTGGAAAGAAAGGAAAGAAGACAATAATTCACCAAATTAGCACCGATAACAAGCCTACAAGTAGGCATCGTCAAACGTCCACCATCACAAGCTGTTTACCTCCTTTACAACTGCCCACTTTCACGAAGTCAGGTCAACCGAAGAAGGCGTTAAAGCCAACAAGAACTCGatgttctgtctgtcagaaGAAGACAGGACTAGCCACATCATTCGAGTGTCGTTGTGGTGGCTTATTCTGTGCAACTCATCGATATGCCGAAGAACACAAATGTACATTTGATTATAAGGCTACTGGACGACGACTACTTCGACAGGGTAATCCAGTAGTCGAAGCTCCCAAGCTACCTAAGATCTAA
- the LOC134189550 gene encoding U3 small nucleolar RNA-associated protein 18 homolog encodes MLRRKEKRKTQDESFLPLMGSKPVQTRSFIGGQEAKRRRGNLDVDDDYEDEEGERRLEAMVFGDERVVVDRLLVNTTTGDNSEEEEDKDERPQDVGLVKKPVRKPVWVDEEDEKERIDVINNKRLRKLRKTEEEQTLDGLTFTARLRTQFEKINETPSWARLPAKKPDEDVDDDDELLRRTGKLLSTATQSLPRGIINIKSMKGANWEKPAKAVVQALEFHPTSSVLLIGGFHKTLDLFQIDGRDNPHIQGIHFRDFPIHCAHFTSDGEQIVVTSRRRSFYVHDMITGKTLHIPGISGRKEKVFTKFVVSPDNDYLAFLGNDGFIILVSNRTKQWIANLKMNGEVTAATFSPDSSLLLSHGSEGIVYVWDMSTRDCIHTFVDDGCMCATSLSVSSDNQHFACGSDSGVVNVYNKSCLTDARPKPVKAVMNLTTTIQHTKFNQTGEVLALSSKMVKNGLRLLHVPSLTVFSNWPNRNLPLNHVNAFDFSSRSKYLAVGNDQGKALLFRLNHYK; translated from the exons ATGCTTAGACGGAAAGAGAAACGGAAGACACAAGACGAGTCATTTCTCCCATTGATGGGATCGAAACCGGTTCAGACGAGGTCTTTTATTGGGGGTCAAGAAGCAAAGCGTAGGCGTGGCAATTTAGATGTTGATGATGACTATGAGGACGAGGAAGGGGAGAGACGTTTAGAAGCCATGGTGTTTGGTGACGAGCGTGTAGTAGTGGATAGACTTTTGGTTAATACTACAACTGGTGACAACAGTGAGGAAGAA GAGGATAAAGACGAACGACCTCAAGATGTGGGACTGGTAAAGAAGCCAGTAAGAAAACCAGTGTGGGTAGATGAAGAAGATGAAAAAGAGAG AATTGATGTTATCAACAACAAACGATTGCGGAAACTTCGAAAAACAGAAGAAGAGCAAACACTAGATGGACTAACATTTACAGCAAGGCTGAGAACACA ATTTGAAAAGATTAATGAGACACCTTCATGGGCTCGTCTGCCTGCTAAGAAACCTGATGAAG ATgttgatgacgatgatgagtTACTGAGAAGGACTGGGAAGTTGCTGTCAACTGCGACTCAGAGTCTTCCTCGTGGCATTATCAACATCAAGTCTATGAAGGGTGCAAACTGGGAGAAACCTGCAAAG GCTGTAGTTCAGGCATTGGAATTTCATCCAACTTCATCTGTCCTGCTCATCGGCGGGTTTCACAAGACCCTGGATTTGTTTCAG ATTGATGGTCGTGACAATCCTCATATTCAAGGAATCCATTTTCGTGACTTTCCTATTCATTGTGCTCACTTTACATCGGACGGTGAACAGATCGTCGTCACCTCTCGGAGAAGGAGTTTCTACGTGCATGACATGATTACAGGAAAAACACTACACATTCCTGGAATTAGTG GTCGAAAAGAAAAGGTTTTCACCAAATTTGTCGTCTCTCCTGACAATGACTACCTCGCATTTCTAGGAAATGATGGATTCATTATTCTTGTTTCTAACAGA ACTAAACAGTGGATAGCAAACTTGAAGATGAATGGAGAAGTTACTGCAGCAACGTTTTCACCGGACAGCTCACTGCTGTTGTCTCATGGCA GTGAAGGTATTGTTTACGTGTGGGACATGTCGACTCGTGATTGTATCCACACGTTTGTTGACGATGGTTGCATGTGTGCCACTTCACTGTCGGTTTCTAGCGACAACCAACACTTTGCATGCGG GTCAGACAGTGGAGTGGTGAATGTGTACAATAAGTCATGCCTTACAGATGCAAGGCCAAAACCGGTAAAAGCAGTCATGAACTTAACAACAACGATTCAGCACACAAAGTTCAATCAGACAGg TGAAGTGTTGGCTCTCTCGTCTAAGATGGTAAAGAATGGCTTACGTCTG CTGCATGTTCCTTCTCTCACCGTTTTTTCGAACTGGCCAAACAGAAACTTGCCTCTGAATCATGTCAATGCCTTTGACTTCTCTTCTCGCAGTAAATACCTCGCTGTGGGTAATGACCAAGGAAAGGCTCTTCTGTTTAG ATTGAACCATTACAAATGA